The following proteins are encoded in a genomic region of Gossypium hirsutum isolate 1008001.06 chromosome D05, Gossypium_hirsutum_v2.1, whole genome shotgun sequence:
- the LOC107956070 gene encoding transcription initiation factor TFIID subunit 6b-like, whose translation MCQIFIGWSNNSLTVDLFYIDDKDVEFKEVLESPLPKAPLDTSVTSHWLAIEGIQPAIPENASIEAPSDGKKAEYKKDGLSVDVKLPVKHVLSRELQVARSNFPLMFALMRVARSLLQNEHLHIEPYLHQLMPSIITCLVAKRLGNKFTDNHWELRNFAAKLVASLCKRFGHVYHNLQPRVTRTLLHAFLDPTKTFPQHYGAIQGLAALGPSVVRLLILPNLEAYLQLLEPEIKRHEAWCVYGALLRAAGLCMYDRLKMFPSLLAPPTRPVWKSNNKVATNKRKASTDTLMQQQQPAKKIATESAIGMMPINSMQADLQGSVSGFSTTVGGSNIGVSSMSRPLSNYNMLGREAGGRVSKTSTVLAQAWKEDTDAGNLLASLFELFGESMLSFTPKPELSFFL comes from the exons atgtgtcAAATTTTCATTGGTTGGTCTAATAATTCATTAACGGTGGATTTGTTCTACATTGATGACAAAGATGTGGAGTTTAAAGAA GTTCTTGAGTCACCTTTGCCAAAAGCACCGCTTGATACATCTGTTACATCCCACTGGCTTGCGATTGAAGGCATTCAACCAGCAATTCCAGAAAATGCTTCAATTGAAG CACCTTCTGATGGTAAAAAGGCTGAATACAAAAAAGATGGGCTTTCCGTTGATGTCAAATTACCTGTTAAGCATGTATTATCTAGAGAGCTTCAA GTTGCACGGAGTAATTTCCCTCTCATGTTTGCTTTGATGCGTGTTGCCCGGAGTCTTCTCCAGAATGAACACTTACACATAGAACCTTAC TTACACCAGTTGATGCCATCTATTATTACCTGCCTCGTTGCAAAAAGGTTAGGAAATAAATTCACCGACAATCATTGGGAACTTAGAAACTTCGCAGCAAAGCTAGTGGCATCATTATGCAAAAG atttgggCATGTTTATCACAATCTTCAGCCACGTGTGACAAGGACACTGCTCCATGCTTTTTTGGACCCAACGAAAACATTTCCCCAGCATTACGGAGCAATTCAAGGGTTAGCAGCCCTTGGACCCAGTGTG GTTCGTTTACTTATACTACCAAATCTTGAAGCGTATTTGCAGCTTCTTGAACCTGAAATAAAAAGACACGAGGCCTGGTGTGTTTATGGGGCCCTGCTG CGTGCAGCTGGACTGTGCATGTATGATCGGCTTAAAATGTTCCCCAGTTTGCTAGCACCCCCAACTCGTCCCGTTTGGAAAAGCAACAACAAAGTTGCGACAA ATAAACGAAAAGCAAGCACGGACACCTTGATGCAGCAGCAACAACCTGCCAAGAAAATAGCAACTGAGAGTGCAATAGGTATGATGCCAATAAATTCCATGCAAGCTGATTTACAAGGGTCAGTTAGCGGCTTTTCTACCACCGTAGGAGGTTCCAATATCGGTGTATCATCAATGTCACGGCCGTTATCAAACTATAACATGCTTGGAAGGGAGGCTGGGGGTcgagtttcaaagacatcaaccGTTCTAGCTCAGGCTTGGAAGGAAGACACAGACGCAGGGAACTTGTTAGCATCATTATTTGAACTTTTTggtgaaagtatgttatcattTACTCCCAAACCCGAGCTTTCATTCTTCCTTTGA
- the LOC107956071 gene encoding receptor-like protein 7 produces MTEVPNYSLGYQSCSSLIQFKDSFSITEDASSDCNEIAGLKSYPKTNSWKEGTDCCSWDGVTCDHLNAHVIALDLSCSWLYGNFPSNTTLFLLPHLQKLNLAYNYFNLSKIPSEFGRFISLFYLNLSNTGFAGEVPSQVSHLSKLVSLDLSCRADAQTIDKHALEGLVHNLTEVRHLFLDGINMSSVNAHVFMNLSSSLRSLSLAFCDLQGKFLKNIIDLPNLNLLNLGRNQNLNLDPLKFNRSSNLEHLDLSWMSFSTESVNSVDNLQALKYLDLSGNSFFQGLSVSITNLSSLEQLIISGANFFGGLPDSMGNLVSLKFLVLSDSNFSGPLPRSLGNLFQLKCLDLRSNKLSGQIPLSILNLTQLEYLEISENSLEGSIPDEVTAFPNLIYLYLSDNLLNGTLPSWLYTAPCLKEIYLSQNQFSGHIKEFQSKSLELIALESNKLQGPLPSSKFQLLNLTHLSLSSSNLSGVIEFRMFSNLPNLKLLDLSYNSLSLASNTTSCVNHILPNLTDLRLSSCNLSEFPQFLKGLKSLKRLDLSCNKIEGKIPQWMQEVGNGSLTYLNVSHNSLTEVEHFPRKNIEVLDLSSNLISGNLPIPASTINVFLISNNSFNGEVSSLICNASYLKILDLSHNNLSGTIPQCFGNLSNSLQFLNLKKNKFYGTIPPTFAEGCQLTNFNINGNLLEGPLTPSILNCNELEVLDLGNNKINDTFPHWLGSLPFLQVLVLKSNHMHGSLRVNSSKSSPFFSKIQIFDLSSNYFSGPLPVRYINSFKAIINLDKIGSTMSYMGVYAQRGSGFYTYSIGIVMKGQDMELVKIFTMWMIIDLSNNQFEGCIPEVFGKLNLLKGLNLSHNNLHGDLAFLSSFNVSDNQLHGQIPQGKQFNTFGNDSYEGNKGLCGFPVSKGCNIIEPPPPNVLEKDGSKSNITFGWKVVLIGYGCGVVFGMSVGYVVFQTGSHSCSSLIQFKNSFSITQTDVASSYCDDQSYPKTDSWKEGTDCCSWDGVTCDHLNAHVIVLDLSCSWLYGNFPSNTTLFLLPHLQKLHLAYNYFNLSKIPSEFGRFISLFYLNLSNTGFAGEVPSQVSHLSKLVSLDLSCRADAQTIDKHALEGLVHNLTEVRHLFLDGINMSSVNAHVFMNLSSSLRSLSLASCDLQGKFPKNIFDLQNLNLLNLGDNQNLNLDPLKLNRSSNLEHLDLSWMSSSTEIDSVDNLQALKYLDLSGNSFFQGLSVSITNLSSLEYLILRGANVFGGLPDLTGNLDRFQDHWEPLATHSFRLVAEPIEWTNSKIIGEPLSTHSFRLVVEPIEWTNSKIIGEPLATHSFRFVDEPIEWTNSKIIGDHWGTSCNSLIYLSVNQLSGQIPRSLGNLLQLTHLDLSVNQLSGQIPRSLGNLLQLTHLDLSVNQLSGQIPRSLGNLLQLTHLQLPVNQLSGKIPRSLGNLLHLTHLHLSMNQLSGQIPLSILNLTQLEYFVISKNSLEGSIPDEVTAFPNLIYLHLNDNLLNGTFPSWLFTAPSLKEIYLSQNQFSGHIKEFQSKSLELIALQNNKLHGSLPSSIFQLLNLTDLVLSSNNLSGVIEFRMFSNLPNLKHLDLSYNSLSLTSNTTSTVNHILPNLTGLLLSSSNLGEFPQFLKGLKSLESLDLSCNKIEGKIPQWMQEVGNVSLTYLNVSHNSLTKLSTFHGRILNFLT; encoded by the exons ATGACGGAGGTACCAAATTATAGTCTAG gaTATCAGTCCTGCTCTTCATTAATCCAGTTTAAGGACTCTTTTTCCATAACAGAGGATGCTTCTTCTGATTGCAATGAGATTGCTGGCCTTAAATCTTATCCCAAGACAAATTCATGGAAGGAGGGTACAGATTGCTGCTCATGGGATGGGGTCACTTGTGACCACCTAAATGCTCATGTTATTGCCCTTGACTTGAGCTGCAGTTGGCTATATGGCAACTTCCCTTCCAATACCACTCTCTTCCTTCTTCCTCACCTTCAAAAACTCAACCTTGCCTACAATTATTTTAatctttccaaaattccatccgaGTTCGGTCGGTTTATAAGCCTATTCTACCTCAACCTTTCCAATACAGGGTTTGCAGGAGAAGTCCCATCCCAAGTCTCCCACCTGTCAAAATTGGTTTCACTTGATCTCTCCTGTCGGGCTGATGCACAAACAATTGACAAACATGCTCTGGAGGGACTTGTTCACAACCTAACCGAGGTCAGACATCTGTTTTTGGATGGAATCAACATGTCTTCTGTTAATGCTCATGTCTTCATGAATCTATCCTCTTCTCTAAGGTCTCTCAGTCTTGCTTTTTGTGATTTGCAAGGAAAATTCCTAAAAAACATTATTGATTTGccaaacctcaatctcctcaacttgGGACGTAACCAAAACCTCAATCTTGATCCTTTGAAGTTCAATCGGAGCAGCAATCTCGAACATTTGGATCTGTCGTGGATGTCCTTCTCTACAGAATCCGTTAATTCAGTTGATAATCTACAGGCCTTAAAGTACTTAGATCTATCAGGAAATTCTTTCTTTCAAGGATTGTCTGTCTCAAtcacaaatttatcatctttGGAGCAATTGATAATTTCAGGCGCAAATTTTTTTGGAGGATTGCCTGACTCGATGGGGAATCTTGTGTCCTTGAAGTTTTTAGTTCTCTCCGATTCCAACTTTTCAGGACCGCTTCCAAGATCACTGGGAAACCTCTTTCAACTCAAGTGTTTAGACTTGAGATCAAACAAATTGAGTGGACAAATTCCATTGTCAATTCTAAACCTAACGCAGTTGGAATACTTGGAAATATCTGAAAATTCTTTAGAAGGTTCCATTCCAGATGAGGTAACCGCTTTTCCTAATctaatatatttatacttatctGACAATTTACTCAATGGAACACTTCCGTCATGGTTGTATACTGCTCCCTGCTTAAAGGAAATATATCTCTCTCAAAATCAATTCAGTGGGCATATCAAAGAATTCCAATCCAAATCACTAGAATTGATAGCGTTAGAGAGTAATAAACTCCAAGGTCCTCTTCCATCTTCAAAATTCCAACTTCTCAATCTTACCCACCTCTCTTTATCCTCAAGTAATCTCAGTGGTGTCATAGAGTTTCGCATGTTCTCAAACCTTCCAAATCTAAAACTTCTTGACCTTTCATACAACAGCCTATCCTTAGCATCTAATACTACTTCTTGTGTTAACCATATATTGCCTAATCTTACAGACTTACGTTTGTCATCTTGCAATCTTAGTGAATTCCCCCAATTTTTGAAAGGGCTTAAAAGTTTGAAAAGGTTAGACCTCTCTTGCAACAAAATTGAAGGCAAGATTCCACAGTGGATGCAAGAGGTGGGGAATGGCTCTTTGACTTACTTAAACGTATCTCACAACTCTTTGACAGAAGTTGAGCACTTTCCACGGAAGAATATTGAAGTTCTTGACTTAAGCTCCAATTTGATCAGTGGAAATCTTCCGATTCCAGCTTCGACCATCAATGTCTTTTTGATCTCAAATAATAGTTTCAATGGAGAGGTCTCTTCTTTAATATGCAATGCCAGTTATCTTAAAATTCTTGATTTGTCCCACAATAACTTGAGTGGAACAATTCCGCAATGTTTTGGAAATTTGAGCAACAGCCTTCAATTCTTGAATCTGAAGAAGAACAAGTTCTATGGGACGATTCCTCCAACATTTGCAGAGGGATGCCAATTGACTAATTTCAACATAAATGGAAATCTGTTAGAAGGGCCTTTGACACCATCCATCCTTAATTGTAATGAACTGGAAGTGCTAGATCTTGGTAACAACAAGATCAATGATACATTTCCTCATTGGTTGGGCAGTCTTCCATTTTTGCAAGTTCTTGTATTGAAGTCAAATCATATGCATGGTTCCTTGCGTGTCAATAGCTCCAAGTCTAGCCCTTTTTTctctaaaatccaaatttttgaTCTCTCGAGTAATTATTTTTCTGGACCTCTACCAGTGAGATACATCAACAGCTTCAAGGCTATCATAAATCTAGATAAGATTGGGAGTACAATGTCGTACATGGGGGTGTATGCTCAGAGAGGTAGTGGCTTCTATACCTATTCCATTGGAATTGTTATGAAAGGACAAGATATGGAATTGGTGAAAATTTTCACCATGTGGATGATCATTGATCTATCAAACAATCAGTTTGAAGGGTGTATTCCAGAGGTTTTTGGGAAGCTTAACTTACTGAAAGGGCTCAACCTTTCTCATAACAACCTTCATGGTG ATCTGGCATTTCTTTCGTCCTTCAATGTTTCTGATAATCAGCTCCATGGTCAGATTCCTCAAGGCAAACAGTTCAACACATTTGGAAATGATTCATATGAAGGAAACAAGGGATTATGTGGATTTCCAGTCTCGAAAGGTTGCAACATCATTGAGCCACCACCTCCAAATGTGCTTGAAAAAGATGGCTCAAAATCAAACATTACTTTTGGTTGGAAAGTGGTGTTGATAGGTTATGGATGCGGAGTGGTGTTCGGAATGTCCGTGGGATATGTTGTTTTCCAAACTG gaTCTCACTCCTGCTCTTCGCTAATCCAGTTCAAGAATTCTTTTTCCATCACTCAGACAGATGTTGCTTCTTCTTATTGCGATGATCAATCTTATCCCAAGACAGATTCATGGAAGGAGGGTACAGATTGCTGCTCATGGGATGGGGTCACTTGTGACCACCTAAATGCTCATGTTATTGTCCTTGACTTGAGTTGCAGTTGGCTATATGGCAACTTCCCTTCCAATACCACTCTCTTCCTTCTTCCTCACCTTCAAAAACTCCACCTTGCCTACAATTATTTTAatctttccaaaattccatccgaGTTCGGTCGGTTTATAAGCCTATTCTACCTCAACCTTTCCAATACAGGGTTTGCAGGAGAAGTCCCATCCCAAGTCTCCCACCTGTCAAAATTGGTTTCACTTGATCTCTCCTGTCGGGCTGATGCACAAACAATTGACAAACATGCTCTGGAGGGACTTGTTCACAACCTAACCGAGGTCAGACATCTGTTTTTGGATGGAATCAACATGTCTTCTGTTAATGCTCATGTCTTCATGAATCTATCCTCTTCTCTAAGGTCTCTCAGTCTTGCGAGTTGTGATTTGCAAGGAAAATTCCCAAAAAACATTTTTGATTTGCaaaacctcaatctcctcaacttgGGAGACAACCAAAACCTCAATCTTGATCCTTTGAAGTTGAATCGGAGTAGCAATCTTGAACATTTGGATCTGTCGTGGATGTCCTCCTCTACAGAAATTGATTCAGTTGATAATCTACAGGCCTTAAAGTACTTAGATCTATCAGGAAATTCTTTCTTTCAAGGATTGTCTGTCTCAAtcacaaatttatcatctttGGAGTACTTGATTCTTAGAGGCGCAAATGTTTTTGGAGGATTGCCTGACTTGACGGGGAATCTT GACCGGTTCCAAGATCACTGGGAACCTCTTGCAACTCACTCATTTAGACTTGTCGCAGAACCAATTGAGTGGACAAATTCCAAGATTATTGGGGAACCTCTTTCAACTCACTCATTTAGACTTGTCGTGGAACCAATTGAGTGGACAAATTCCAAGATCATTGGGGAACCTCTTGCAACTCACTCATTTAGATTTGTCGATGAACCAATTGAGTGGACAAATTCCAAGATCATTGGGGATCATTGGGGAACATCTTGCAACTCACTCATTTACTTGTCGGTGAACCAATTGAGTGGACAAATTCCAAGATCATTGGGGAACCTCTTGCAACTCACTCATTTAGACTTGTCGGTGAACCAATTGAGTGGACAAATTCCGAGATCATTGGGGAACCTCTTGCAACTCACTCATTTAGACTTATCGGTGAACCAATTGAGCGGACAAATTCCAAGATCATTGGGGAACCTCTTGCAACTCACTCATTTACAGTTGCCGGTGAACCAATTGAGTGGAAAAATTCCAAGATCATTGGGGAACCTCTTGCATCTCACTCATTTACACTTGTCGATGAACCAATTGAGTGGACAAATTCCATTGTCAATTCTAAACCTAACGCAGCTGGAATACTTTGTAATATCTAAAAATTCTTTAGAAGGTTCCATTCCAGATGAGGTAACCGCTTTTCCTAATCTAATATATTTACACTTAAATGACAATTTACTCAATGGAACATTTCCGTCATGGTTGTTTACTGCTCCCTCCTTAAAGGAAATATATCTCTCTCAAAATCAATTCAGTGGGCATATCAAAGAATTCCAATCCAAATCACTAGAATTGATAGCGTTACAGAATAATAAACTCCATGGTTCTCTTCCATCTTCAATATTCCAACTTCTCAATCTTACCGACCTCGTTTTATCCTCAAATAATCTTAGTGGTGTCATAGAGTTTCGCATGTTCTCAAACCTTCCAAATCTAAAACATCTCGACCTTTCATATAACAGCCTATCCTTAACATCTAATACTACTTCTACTGTTAATCATATATTGCCTAATCTTACAGGCTTACTTTTGTCATCTAGCAATCTTGGTGAATTCCCCCAATTTTTAAAAGGGCTTAAAAGTTTGGAAAGCTTAGACCTCTCTTGCAACAAAATTGAAGGCAAGATTCCACAGTGGATGCAAGAGGTGGGGAATGTCTCTTTGACTTACTTAAACGTATCTCACAACTCTTTGACGAAGTTGAGCACTTTCCATGGAAGAATATTGAATTTCTTGACTTAA
- the LOC121217315 gene encoding receptor-like protein 9DC3 produces the protein MFYGTIPPTFAKGCQLSNFNLNGNLLEGPLTPSILNCNGLEVLDLGNNKINDTFPHWLGNLPYLQVLVLKLNHMHGSLRVNSSKSSPFFSKIQIFDLSSNYFTGPLPVRYINSFKAIINLEKIGSTLLYMGVYDRIASGFYTYSIGIVMKGQDMEFVKIFTMWMIIDLSNNQFEGGIPKVIGKLNLLKGLNLSHNNLNGGIPTSTGNLTNSEQRLPHLE, from the exons ATGTTTTATGGGACGATTCCTCCAACATTTGCAAAGGGATGCCAATTGAGTAATTTCAACTTAAATGGAAATTTGTTAGAAGGGCCTTTGACACCATCCATCCTTAATTGTAATGGTCTGGAAGTGCTAGATCTTGGTAACAACAAGATCAATGATACATTTCCTCATTGGTTGGGAAATCTTCCATATTTGCAAGTTCTTGTATTGAAGTTAAATCATATGCATGGTTCCTTGCGTGTCAATAGCTCCAAGTCTAGCCCTTTTTTctctaaaatccaaatttttgaCCTCTCAAGTAATTATTTTACTGGACCCCTACCAGTGAGATACATCAACAGCTTCAAGGCTATCATAAATCTAGAGAAGATTGGGAGTACATTGTTGTACATGGGGGTGTATGATCGGATTGCTAGTGGCTTCTATACCTATTCCATTGGAATTGTTATGAAAGGACAAGATATGGAATTCGTGAAAATTTTCACCATGTGGATGATCATTGATCTATCAAACAATCAGTTTGAAGGGGGTATTCCAAAGGTTATTGGGAAGCTTAACTTACTGAAAGGGCTCAACCTTTCTCATAATAACCTTAATGGTGGTATCCCCACCTCAACAGGGAATTTGACAA ATTCGGAACAGCGGTTACCTCATCTGGAATAG